From a single Flavobacterium sp. genomic region:
- a CDS encoding DUF6660 family protein: MALSCLPCADIEVSSAAHKATEIASNHDDHSHNKKNDLCSPFCICNCCGQQILNFSQEIAPQFRKIATEITTQIPAYKSILTSNFYGSIWKPPQIA, encoded by the coding sequence GTGGCACTATCGTGTTTGCCTTGTGCTGATATAGAAGTAAGCAGTGCAGCACATAAAGCTACTGAAATTGCTTCTAATCACGATGACCACTCACACAATAAAAAAAATGATCTATGTTCACCTTTTTGTATTTGCAATTGTTGTGGACAGCAAATCTTAAATTTTAGTCAAGAAATAGCACCTCAGTTTAGAAAAATTGCAACAGAAATAACTACTCAAATTCCTGCCTATAAATCCATACTTACTTCTAATTTCTACGGAAGTATTTGGAAACCACCTCAAATAGCATAA
- a CDS encoding VapE domain-containing protein has product MVTIFKNFKEVVEHKTIATILEEIKTGKYKPGIIYLRKSLSEKKEEAYNKAKKSLPAFTPSGKFVGGRKLEFLTEYSKFIILDIDKLSTNDLQKSKSIAAQSEFTYACFISPSGNGLKILVKIETPKTEHKETFLKVQAYYENILKLEIDKSGKDLTRLCFYSWDENLYLNENASTFVTSNEVAMPLIETQPEPKAKISEPILDYDAIYNHCIKFTEKKVQFVNGSRNVFVHQLACNLNRKGVALQEALGYILTDFGYDEKEVTQAVNSAYGNIHEFGKNEKFEQPNKSKKKDNFSITDTTEDDDEDKPKPTQIDRLELFLSTRYVFRHNIVSGKLEFQYFGKKKWNVMNDFIENSMLRECLKGRIKTNLSSLRNLLYSDFCELFNPFEDYFFNLPTYDEKTDYITELANTITTTKQDLWQQCFKKWLVAMVGCVLDDKVINHTVIVFSGKQGLGKTTWVEKLVPKQLKEYLFSGTINPNNKDTLVQLAECMLINLDELENLNRSEIGSLKEIITKTQIRMRKAYGHNNETMPRRASFAGSVNTAQFLNDSTGSRRFLCFELEGIKYQHDVDINMAFSQALFLFKSGFRFWFDQEEIKNITANNEQYQLHSPEEELLLTWFEPCERGKANVFLNASQIAAKLAEKAKINITDGTVNKLGKALKKHNFIRFNTKNGYVYALNEFSYEEVDNKNKELKE; this is encoded by the coding sequence ATGGTAACAATATTCAAGAATTTCAAAGAAGTTGTAGAACACAAAACAATTGCAACAATTTTGGAGGAAATTAAAACCGGAAAGTACAAACCCGGCATAATTTACTTGCGTAAATCTTTATCTGAAAAAAAAGAAGAAGCATACAACAAAGCCAAAAAATCACTTCCAGCATTCACACCTTCAGGAAAATTTGTTGGTGGTCGTAAATTGGAATTCCTAACAGAGTATTCAAAGTTTATAATCTTAGACATCGACAAATTAAGTACAAACGATTTACAAAAATCAAAAAGTATAGCTGCACAAAGTGAGTTTACTTATGCGTGTTTTATTAGTCCTTCTGGAAACGGTTTAAAAATTTTAGTAAAAATAGAAACGCCAAAAACCGAACATAAAGAAACGTTCCTAAAAGTTCAAGCTTATTACGAGAATATTTTAAAACTAGAAATCGACAAATCAGGAAAAGATTTAACGAGGTTATGCTTTTATTCCTGGGATGAAAATCTATATCTGAACGAGAACGCTTCCACATTTGTCACATCGAACGAAGTTGCGATGCCTTTGATTGAAACACAGCCAGAACCTAAAGCCAAAATCTCTGAACCTATTTTAGATTACGATGCTATTTACAACCACTGCATAAAATTCACTGAAAAAAAAGTACAATTTGTGAATGGTAGTCGCAACGTATTCGTACACCAATTGGCGTGTAACCTAAATCGAAAAGGAGTAGCATTGCAAGAAGCACTAGGATATATTTTAACCGATTTTGGATATGATGAAAAAGAAGTAACACAAGCTGTCAACAGTGCTTACGGAAATATTCACGAGTTTGGAAAGAACGAGAAATTTGAACAACCAAACAAATCAAAAAAGAAAGATAATTTTTCAATTACAGATACTACTGAAGACGACGACGAAGACAAACCAAAACCAACGCAAATAGACCGTTTAGAGCTGTTTTTATCAACAAGATATGTATTTCGTCATAATATCGTTTCTGGCAAATTAGAGTTTCAATATTTCGGTAAAAAGAAATGGAATGTGATGAATGACTTTATAGAAAATTCAATGCTTCGCGAATGTCTAAAAGGAAGAATTAAAACAAACCTGTCATCATTAAGAAACTTATTGTATTCTGATTTTTGTGAGCTGTTCAATCCATTTGAAGATTACTTTTTTAATTTACCAACCTATGATGAAAAGACCGATTACATAACAGAATTAGCAAATACAATAACAACTACAAAACAAGACCTTTGGCAGCAATGTTTTAAAAAGTGGTTAGTGGCTATGGTGGGTTGTGTTCTTGATGATAAAGTAATCAATCACACCGTTATTGTCTTTAGTGGCAAACAAGGATTAGGAAAAACAACTTGGGTGGAGAAGCTAGTTCCCAAACAATTGAAAGAATATCTATTTTCCGGAACCATAAACCCAAACAATAAAGATACGTTGGTACAACTAGCGGAATGTATGTTAATCAACTTGGACGAATTAGAAAACTTAAACCGTTCTGAAATAGGATCACTAAAAGAAATCATTACCAAAACCCAAATCAGAATGAGAAAAGCCTACGGTCACAACAACGAAACTATGCCAAGACGCGCATCATTTGCCGGAAGTGTTAACACAGCTCAGTTCTTAAACGACAGTACAGGAAGCAGAAGGTTTCTTTGTTTTGAGTTGGAAGGCATAAAATACCAGCACGATGTAGATATTAATATGGCATTTTCACAAGCTTTGTTTCTTTTCAAAAGTGGTTTTAGATTTTGGTTTGACCAGGAAGAAATCAAGAACATTACAGCCAATAATGAACAGTATCAGTTACACAGCCCAGAAGAAGAATTATTATTAACTTGGTTTGAACCTTGCGAAAGAGGAAAGGCTAATGTTTTCCTAAATGCTTCTCAAATAGCAGCCAAACTGGCTGAAAAAGCTAAAATAAACATTACAGACGGAACAGTCAACAAATTAGGAAAAGCACTCAAGAAACATAATTTTATTCGTTTTAACACAAAAAATGGTTATGTGTATGCACTCAACGAGTTTAGTTATGAAGAAGTTGATAATAAAAATAAGGAACTAAAAGAATAA
- a CDS encoding helix-turn-helix domain-containing protein, producing MDAIIFTKDQFTDLMSKLDTIQSQISIKADPKKETFLDNQEFLLLMKISKRTAQTWRDEGKISFSQVGNKIYYKLSDVEKLLQEHYNKSFKGR from the coding sequence ATGGATGCAATTATCTTCACAAAAGACCAGTTCACAGATCTAATGAGCAAATTAGACACTATTCAATCTCAAATTTCTATCAAGGCAGACCCTAAGAAAGAAACCTTTTTAGACAATCAAGAATTTCTATTATTGATGAAAATTTCAAAACGTACAGCTCAAACCTGGAGAGACGAAGGCAAAATTTCATTCAGTCAAGTAGGAAACAAAATCTACTACAAACTTTCTGATGTTGAAAAGCTATTGCAAGAGCATTACAACAAATCATTTAAAGGACGATAG